The following proteins are co-located in the Neodiprion virginianus isolate iyNeoVirg1 chromosome 6, iyNeoVirg1.1, whole genome shotgun sequence genome:
- the LOC124308039 gene encoding nose resistant to fluoxetine protein 6-like isoform X4, translating into MHRSQWTIRQLCFPSSCNETQVEQIMNAALRNIPVLSDLGFSVTEALCAREEVEGFSVGTLSTIIFVVAVGVFLIFCTVCDFVRRRRPAEASSLMIKFSKFSLYTNILEMFVTKELPAIEGMRVLSMCWIVMHHQSFMFLLIPTVNRADVDKWYNSWTSLYIEAAPFAVDTFFLVSGFLTAYSFFLARKSGKPINWRRFYLHRYLRLTPSLAFVMLISSFLARWNENGLIGGSFVARSVENCHENWWVNLLYLQNFVNKERMCLIHSWYLAAEMQLFWISSIIMYSLHRWPKYGLRLLGCFLVISVAIPPVVLATSGYSNRLSAVHFEQGKIVSESLFNFYIPTYNRGFPYFLGVLLGYDVANTKRQLTKVNAAISWIIACVLMLLCVGSTHYIYNTDIGYNLALETVYALTLRPFWSIAVVWIVYACTQGYGGPVTGFLSSPFFQPLSRISYSIYLIHVGIQVMRLTHERTLAFVANSTIIEAYLTNMVMSIGVGFFVYLCFEVPAAVLENIFTNRVLGSNQAIPTEGFDKKTRISNEAAKDK; encoded by the exons ATGCATCGAAGTCAATGGACAATCCGACAAC TTTGTTTTCCATCCTCTTGCAATGAGACGCAAGTTGAGCAGATCATGAATGCCGCCCTCAGGAACATACCGGTCCTAAGCGATCTTGGATTCAGCGTTACCGAAGCATTGTGCGCACGAGAGGAAGTCGAAGGTTTCTCCGTTGGAACATTATCGACGAT AATTTTCGTAGTGGCAGTTGGCGTATTTTTGATATTCTGCACTGTCTGCGATTTCGTGAGGAGACGTAGACCAGCAGAAGCATCTTCTTTGATGATTAAATTCTCGAAATTCTCCCTCTATACAAATATACTTGAAATGTTCGTCACAAAAGAGCTACCGGCGATCGAAGGTATGAGAGTTTTGAGCATGTGCTGGATTGTCATGCATCATCAGTCCTTCATGTTTCTTCTGATACCGACGGTCAATCGGGCGGACGTGGATAAA TGGTACAATTCATGGACATCTCTTTACATCGAGGCGGCGCCATTCGCTGTCGACACTTTCTTTCTAGTGAGCGGATTTTTAACGGCTTACTCGTTTTTCCTAGCAAGAAAATCGGGAAAACCTATTAATTGGAGGAGGTTTTACCTTCATCGCTATCTCAG ATTAACCCCATCTTTGGCTTTCGTCATGTTGATTTCCTCGTTTCTTGCACGTTGGAATGAAAACGGTCTCATCGGGGGCTCGTTTGTGGCTAGAAGCGTAGAGAATTGCCATGAAAATTGGTGGGTCAATTTGCTGTACCTTCAGAATTTTGTGAATAAAGAGAGGATG TGCCTCATACATAGCTGGTACTTGGCAGCAGAAATGCAACTGTTTTGGATATCTTCGATTATCATGTATTCGCTTCATCGCTGGCCAAAATACGGACTCCGTCTACTTGGCTGCTTCCTCGTAATCTCTGTTGCTATACCACCTGTCGTTTTAGCTACCAGCGGCTACTCTAATAGACTTTCTGCTGTGCACTTTGAACAAGG GAAAATTGTATCGGAAAGTTTATTTAACTTCTACATACCTACTTACAATAGAGGTTTTCCTTACTTTCTGGGAGTCCTTTTGGGTTACGATGTCGCGAATACGAAAAGGCAGCTGACAAAG GTGAACGCAGCGATCAGTTGGATCATAGCTTGTGTTCTTATGCTACTTTGCGTAGGGTCTACTCACTATATCTACAACACTGATATTGGGTACAACCTTGCATTGGAAACTGTGTATGCTCTTACGTTACGTCCGTTCTGGTCGATTGCCGTTGTCTGGATCGTTTACGCGTGTACTCAGGGTTACGGAG GACCCGTTACTGGTTTCTTGTCTTCGCCATTTTTCCAGCCACTAAGTCGGATctcatattcaatttatttgataCACGTTGGGATTCAAGTGATGAGGCTGACGCATGAAAGAACCCTTGCCTTTGTTGCCAACTCAACAATC ATTGAAGCTTATTTAACTAATATGGTGATGTCAATAGGGGTGGGGTTTTTCGTATACCTATGTTTCGAAGTCCCAGCTGCGGTgctggaaaatattttcaccaatcGCGTATTAGGATCAAACCAAGCCATACCAACGGAAGGGTTTGACAAGAAGACAAGGATTTCAAATGAGGCTGCAAAAGACAAGTGA
- the LOC124308039 gene encoding nose resistant to fluoxetine protein 6-like isoform X2, translated as MFFFRNEHLAVLICALTESLVFASLKNDTIKIGTSSTNIVPYLPMRWKEEIKLAVQSSESTCAVEILAVIQAVESGQTWAVQMLDASSGFVRGNILDLGTYDECIEVNGQSDNVSIRGKLCMVSFMSTFRTLTPAISRVNDRIFSSVCFPSSCNETQVEQIMNAALRNIPVLSDLGFSVTEALCAREEVEGFSVGTLSTIIFVVAVGVFLIFCTVCDFVRRRRPAEASSLMIKFSKFSLYTNILEMFVTKELPAIEGMRVLSMCWIVMHHQSFMFLLIPTVNRADVDKWYNSWTSLYIEAAPFAVDTFFLVSGFLTAYSFFLARKSGKPINWRRFYLHRYLRLTPSLAFVMLISSFLARWNENGLIGGSFVARSVENCHENWWVNLLYLQNFVNKERMCLIHSWYLAAEMQLFWISSIIMYSLHRWPKYGLRLLGCFLVISVAIPPVVLATSGYSNRLSAVHFEQGKIVSESLFNFYIPTYNRGFPYFLGVLLGYDVANTKRQLTKVNAAISWIIACVLMLLCVGSTHYIYNTDIGYNLALETVYALTLRPFWSIAVVWIVYACTQGYGGPVTGFLSSPFFQPLSRISYSIYLIHVGIQVMRLTHERTLAFVANSTIGWGFSYTYVSKSQLRCWKIFSPIAY; from the exons ATGTTCTTCTTTCGCAATGAACACTTGGCAGTATTAATTTGTGCTTTGACGGAAAGTTTGGTTTTCGCGTctttgaaaaatgatacaaTAAAAATCGGAACATCGTCTACAAATATCGTTCCTTATTTACCAATGCGGTGGAAAGAAGAGATCAAATTGGCTGTACAATCGTCCGAATCTACCTGCGCGGTGGAAATTCTTGCTGTAATCCAGGCGGTCGAATCCGGCCAGACATGGGCCGTGCAAA TGCTAGATGCCTCGTCAGGATTTGTAAGAGGTAACATTCTGGATCTCGGAACGTACGATGAATGCATCGAAGTCAATGGACAATCCGACAACGTCAGTATTCGAGGGAAGCTCTGCATGGTGTCGTTTATGTCGACCTTTCGCACACTTACACCTGCAATCAGCCGAGTTAATGATCGCATTTTCTCATCAGTTTGTTTTCCATCCTCTTGCAATGAGACGCAAGTTGAGCAGATCATGAATGCCGCCCTCAGGAACATACCGGTCCTAAGCGATCTTGGATTCAGCGTTACCGAAGCATTGTGCGCACGAGAGGAAGTCGAAGGTTTCTCCGTTGGAACATTATCGACGAT AATTTTCGTAGTGGCAGTTGGCGTATTTTTGATATTCTGCACTGTCTGCGATTTCGTGAGGAGACGTAGACCAGCAGAAGCATCTTCTTTGATGATTAAATTCTCGAAATTCTCCCTCTATACAAATATACTTGAAATGTTCGTCACAAAAGAGCTACCGGCGATCGAAGGTATGAGAGTTTTGAGCATGTGCTGGATTGTCATGCATCATCAGTCCTTCATGTTTCTTCTGATACCGACGGTCAATCGGGCGGACGTGGATAAA TGGTACAATTCATGGACATCTCTTTACATCGAGGCGGCGCCATTCGCTGTCGACACTTTCTTTCTAGTGAGCGGATTTTTAACGGCTTACTCGTTTTTCCTAGCAAGAAAATCGGGAAAACCTATTAATTGGAGGAGGTTTTACCTTCATCGCTATCTCAG ATTAACCCCATCTTTGGCTTTCGTCATGTTGATTTCCTCGTTTCTTGCACGTTGGAATGAAAACGGTCTCATCGGGGGCTCGTTTGTGGCTAGAAGCGTAGAGAATTGCCATGAAAATTGGTGGGTCAATTTGCTGTACCTTCAGAATTTTGTGAATAAAGAGAGGATG TGCCTCATACATAGCTGGTACTTGGCAGCAGAAATGCAACTGTTTTGGATATCTTCGATTATCATGTATTCGCTTCATCGCTGGCCAAAATACGGACTCCGTCTACTTGGCTGCTTCCTCGTAATCTCTGTTGCTATACCACCTGTCGTTTTAGCTACCAGCGGCTACTCTAATAGACTTTCTGCTGTGCACTTTGAACAAGG GAAAATTGTATCGGAAAGTTTATTTAACTTCTACATACCTACTTACAATAGAGGTTTTCCTTACTTTCTGGGAGTCCTTTTGGGTTACGATGTCGCGAATACGAAAAGGCAGCTGACAAAG GTGAACGCAGCGATCAGTTGGATCATAGCTTGTGTTCTTATGCTACTTTGCGTAGGGTCTACTCACTATATCTACAACACTGATATTGGGTACAACCTTGCATTGGAAACTGTGTATGCTCTTACGTTACGTCCGTTCTGGTCGATTGCCGTTGTCTGGATCGTTTACGCGTGTACTCAGGGTTACGGAG GACCCGTTACTGGTTTCTTGTCTTCGCCATTTTTCCAGCCACTAAGTCGGATctcatattcaatttatttgataCACGTTGGGATTCAAGTGATGAGGCTGACGCATGAAAGAACCCTTGCCTTTGTTGCCAACTCAACAATC GGGTGGGGTTTTTCGTATACCTATGTTTCGAAGTCCCAGCTGCGGTgctggaaaatattttcaccaatcGCGTATTAG
- the LOC124308038 gene encoding nose resistant to fluoxetine protein 6-like: MFSHLNLLLAVLFVTSIQSSGFASMDHGTDKSRVWVKRIVTSSRRPWIEGFKSVVQTSESSCADEVAVLIKAIESGQEWALQMLDASSSFQSGLMRGNFRDVGMYDECVEVNERYNNFSIRGKHCTVSLGSMSPTSPAVDGMDYLRIFSSLCVPSACNETHVEQIINATIMNTPAISDLEFEVSKASCAQVGSDDLNAGEIYTIIFFSAVVVFMIACTICDIARRLRPTEASSSLDSLAKFSLYTNALAVLSTKVKPDTLRSVQGLRVLSMCWVILGHGFLTLFIRLVVNTFEIDDWLNSWTSLYIEAAPFAVDTFFLVSGFFTAYLLLKAMKSGRRINWPMLYLRRYIRLTTSLAVVMLFVSLLAHRVANGPLWNTLLNTGIQTCQENWWVNLLYLQNLVNVERSCLLHTWYLAADMQLFWISPIIVYPLHRWPKYGIRILGFFLLASIVTPPVVLALNGYSNRICTMRVDLGKAVVNDFYKFYMPTYNRAGAYFVGMLLGYDVVNKKRQLTKVNVSINWLITFVLLLFCACATHLNYSDNFAYNRVLEAVFALTLRPCWSIAMAWVIYACIHGYGGFVNRFLSLPLFLPLSRLSYSTYLLHFLIQSGRNAVARTPVAFSNSLIFYEYFADLALSLIVGFIFTLFFESPMVVLEKMFVKTKSESNRVTLVQGTNKELQVKEPGIVKESTKED, translated from the exons ATGTTTTCTCATCTTAACTTACTCCTGGCGGTGCTGTTCGTCACTTCGATACAAAGTTCGGGCTTTGCATCTATGGATCATGGTACGGACAAAAGTAGGGTATGGGTTAAAAGGATTGTTACCTCTTCACGACGGCCATGGATAGAAGGTTTCAAATCAGTTGTCCAAACCTCTGAGTCTTCCTGTGCGGATGAAGTCGCGGTGTTGATAAAAGCCATCGAATCCGGCCAAGAATGGGCTTTGCAAA TGCTGGATGCCTCGTCGAGTTTTCAGTCGGGACTTATGAGAGGAAACTTTAGAGATGTCGGAATGTACGACGAGTGTGTCGAAGTCAATGAGCGATACAACAACTTCAGTATCCGGGGTAAGCACTGCACGGTTTCGCTCGGTTCGATGTCTCCCACGTCACCTGCGGTTGATGGTATGGATTATCTTCGTATTTTCTCATCGCTTTGTGTTCCATCGGCGTGCAATGAGACTCATGTTGAGCAGATAATTAATGCCACAATCATGAACACACCGGCTATCAGCGATCTAGAATTTGAAGTTAGTAAAGCGTCCTGTGCGCAAGTGGGATCTGATGATTTGAATGCTGGAGAAATTTACACGAT aatttttttctcggcTGTTGTCGTGTTTATGATTGCTTGTACCATCTGTGACATTGCGAGAAGACTTAGGCCGACAGAAGCATCTAGTTCATTGGATTCTTTGGCGAAATTCTCCCTCTATACCAATGCACTCGCTGTGTTAAGCACGAAAGTGAAACCTGATACGCTGAGATCGGTCCAAGGTCTCAGAGTTCTAAGTATGTGCTGGGTTATACTGGGTCATGGATTCCTCACTTTATTCATCAGGCTGGTTGTCAATACGTTCGAAATCGACGAT TGGTTGAATTCATGGACATCTTTGTACATTGAGGCGGCGCCATTTGCTGTCGACACCTTCTTTCTAGTGAGCGGATTTTTCACAGCTTACTTGCTTCTTAAAGCAATGAAATCGGGAAGGCGAATTAATTGGCCAATGCTCTACCTTCGTCGTTACATCAG ACTCACGACATCCTTAGCGGTCGTTATGTTGTTCGTTTCGTTACTTGCACATCGCGTTGCCAACGGCCCTCTATGGAACACTTTGCTTAATACAGGCATACAAACTTGCCAAGAAAATTGGTGGGTCAATTTATTGTACCTTCAAAACTTGGTGAATGTGGAACGATCG TGTTTACTGCACACCTGGTATTTGGCTGCCGACATGCAACTCTTTTGGATATCTCCAATTATTGTATATCCACTTCATCGCTGGCCAAAATATGGAATCCGAATACTTGGTTTCTTCCTTCTTGCCTCGATTGTCACACCACCCGTTGTTCTAGCTCTCAACGGTTACTCTAATAGAATATGCACCATGCGCGTGGATCTGGG AAAAGCGGTCGTGAATGACTTTTACAAGTTCTACATGCCGACTTACAACCGAGCCGGCGCCTACTTCGTAGGAATGCTCTTGGGTTACGACGTAGTGAATAAGAAGAGGCAGTTAACGAAG GTGAACGTATCGATCAACTGGCTTATAACCTTTGTTCTTCTCCTATTTTGCGCGTGCGCTACTCATCTTAACTACAGTGATAATTTTGCATATAACCGCGTATTGGAAGCTGTATTCGCCCTCACGTTACGTCCATGCTGGTCGATTGCCATGGCTTGGGTCATTTATGCATGTATTCACGGATATGGAG GTTTCGTTAACAGATTTTTGTCATTGCCGCTCTTCTTGCCTCTGAGTCGGTTGTCATATTCCACATATTTGCTGCATTTTTTGATTCAATCTGGAAGGAATGCTGTCGCACGGACTCCAGTGgcgttttcaaattctttaaTT TTTTATGAGTATTTTGCTGATTTGGCGCTTTCACTCATCGTGGGTTTTATCTTCACCTTATTCTTCGAATCTCCGATGGTTGTGCTAGAAAAAATGTTCGTTAAAACCAAATCAGAGTCTAACCGAGTTACCCTGGTACAAGGTACGAACAAGGAACTGCAGGTCAAGGAACCAGGAATTGTAAAAGAATCAACAAAGGAGGACTGA
- the LOC124308039 gene encoding nose resistant to fluoxetine protein 6-like isoform X3 codes for MFFFRNEHLAVLICALTESLVFASLKNDTIKIGTSSTNIVPYLPMRWKEEIKLAVQSSESTCAVEILAVIQAVESGQTWAVQMLDASSGFVRGNILDLGTYDECIEVNGQSDNVSIRGKLCMVSFMSTFRTLTPAISRVNDRIFSSVCFPSSCNETQVEQIMNAALRNIPVLSDLGFSVTEALCAREEVEGFSVGTLSTIIFVVAVGVFLIFCTVCDFVRRRRPAEASSLMIKFSKFSLYTNILEMFVTKELPAIEGMRVLSMCWIVMHHQSFMFLLIPTVNRADVDKWYNSWTSLYIEAAPFAVDTFFLVSGFLTAYSFFLARKSGKPINWRRFYLHRYLRLTPSLAFVMLISSFLARWNENGLIGGSFVARSVENCHENWWVNLLYLQNFVNKERMVNAAISWIIACVLMLLCVGSTHYIYNTDIGYNLALETVYALTLRPFWSIAVVWIVYACTQGYGGPVTGFLSSPFFQPLSRISYSIYLIHVGIQVMRLTHERTLAFVANSTIIEAYLTNMVMSIGVGFFVYLCFEVPAAVLENIFTNRVLGSNQAIPTEGFDKKTRISNEAAKDK; via the exons ATGTTCTTCTTTCGCAATGAACACTTGGCAGTATTAATTTGTGCTTTGACGGAAAGTTTGGTTTTCGCGTctttgaaaaatgatacaaTAAAAATCGGAACATCGTCTACAAATATCGTTCCTTATTTACCAATGCGGTGGAAAGAAGAGATCAAATTGGCTGTACAATCGTCCGAATCTACCTGCGCGGTGGAAATTCTTGCTGTAATCCAGGCGGTCGAATCCGGCCAGACATGGGCCGTGCAAA TGCTAGATGCCTCGTCAGGATTTGTAAGAGGTAACATTCTGGATCTCGGAACGTACGATGAATGCATCGAAGTCAATGGACAATCCGACAACGTCAGTATTCGAGGGAAGCTCTGCATGGTGTCGTTTATGTCGACCTTTCGCACACTTACACCTGCAATCAGCCGAGTTAATGATCGCATTTTCTCATCAGTTTGTTTTCCATCCTCTTGCAATGAGACGCAAGTTGAGCAGATCATGAATGCCGCCCTCAGGAACATACCGGTCCTAAGCGATCTTGGATTCAGCGTTACCGAAGCATTGTGCGCACGAGAGGAAGTCGAAGGTTTCTCCGTTGGAACATTATCGACGAT AATTTTCGTAGTGGCAGTTGGCGTATTTTTGATATTCTGCACTGTCTGCGATTTCGTGAGGAGACGTAGACCAGCAGAAGCATCTTCTTTGATGATTAAATTCTCGAAATTCTCCCTCTATACAAATATACTTGAAATGTTCGTCACAAAAGAGCTACCGGCGATCGAAGGTATGAGAGTTTTGAGCATGTGCTGGATTGTCATGCATCATCAGTCCTTCATGTTTCTTCTGATACCGACGGTCAATCGGGCGGACGTGGATAAA TGGTACAATTCATGGACATCTCTTTACATCGAGGCGGCGCCATTCGCTGTCGACACTTTCTTTCTAGTGAGCGGATTTTTAACGGCTTACTCGTTTTTCCTAGCAAGAAAATCGGGAAAACCTATTAATTGGAGGAGGTTTTACCTTCATCGCTATCTCAG ATTAACCCCATCTTTGGCTTTCGTCATGTTGATTTCCTCGTTTCTTGCACGTTGGAATGAAAACGGTCTCATCGGGGGCTCGTTTGTGGCTAGAAGCGTAGAGAATTGCCATGAAAATTGGTGGGTCAATTTGCTGTACCTTCAGAATTTTGTGAATAAAGAGAGGATG GTGAACGCAGCGATCAGTTGGATCATAGCTTGTGTTCTTATGCTACTTTGCGTAGGGTCTACTCACTATATCTACAACACTGATATTGGGTACAACCTTGCATTGGAAACTGTGTATGCTCTTACGTTACGTCCGTTCTGGTCGATTGCCGTTGTCTGGATCGTTTACGCGTGTACTCAGGGTTACGGAG GACCCGTTACTGGTTTCTTGTCTTCGCCATTTTTCCAGCCACTAAGTCGGATctcatattcaatttatttgataCACGTTGGGATTCAAGTGATGAGGCTGACGCATGAAAGAACCCTTGCCTTTGTTGCCAACTCAACAATC ATTGAAGCTTATTTAACTAATATGGTGATGTCAATAGGGGTGGGGTTTTTCGTATACCTATGTTTCGAAGTCCCAGCTGCGGTgctggaaaatattttcaccaatcGCGTATTAGGATCAAACCAAGCCATACCAACGGAAGGGTTTGACAAGAAGACAAGGATTTCAAATGAGGCTGCAAAAGACAAGTGA
- the LOC124308039 gene encoding nose resistant to fluoxetine protein 6-like isoform X1, with amino-acid sequence MFFFRNEHLAVLICALTESLVFASLKNDTIKIGTSSTNIVPYLPMRWKEEIKLAVQSSESTCAVEILAVIQAVESGQTWAVQMLDASSGFVRGNILDLGTYDECIEVNGQSDNVSIRGKLCMVSFMSTFRTLTPAISRVNDRIFSSVCFPSSCNETQVEQIMNAALRNIPVLSDLGFSVTEALCAREEVEGFSVGTLSTIIFVVAVGVFLIFCTVCDFVRRRRPAEASSLMIKFSKFSLYTNILEMFVTKELPAIEGMRVLSMCWIVMHHQSFMFLLIPTVNRADVDKWYNSWTSLYIEAAPFAVDTFFLVSGFLTAYSFFLARKSGKPINWRRFYLHRYLRLTPSLAFVMLISSFLARWNENGLIGGSFVARSVENCHENWWVNLLYLQNFVNKERMCLIHSWYLAAEMQLFWISSIIMYSLHRWPKYGLRLLGCFLVISVAIPPVVLATSGYSNRLSAVHFEQGKIVSESLFNFYIPTYNRGFPYFLGVLLGYDVANTKRQLTKVNAAISWIIACVLMLLCVGSTHYIYNTDIGYNLALETVYALTLRPFWSIAVVWIVYACTQGYGGPVTGFLSSPFFQPLSRISYSIYLIHVGIQVMRLTHERTLAFVANSTIIEAYLTNMVMSIGVGFFVYLCFEVPAAVLENIFTNRVLGSNQAIPTEGFDKKTRISNEAAKDK; translated from the exons ATGTTCTTCTTTCGCAATGAACACTTGGCAGTATTAATTTGTGCTTTGACGGAAAGTTTGGTTTTCGCGTctttgaaaaatgatacaaTAAAAATCGGAACATCGTCTACAAATATCGTTCCTTATTTACCAATGCGGTGGAAAGAAGAGATCAAATTGGCTGTACAATCGTCCGAATCTACCTGCGCGGTGGAAATTCTTGCTGTAATCCAGGCGGTCGAATCCGGCCAGACATGGGCCGTGCAAA TGCTAGATGCCTCGTCAGGATTTGTAAGAGGTAACATTCTGGATCTCGGAACGTACGATGAATGCATCGAAGTCAATGGACAATCCGACAACGTCAGTATTCGAGGGAAGCTCTGCATGGTGTCGTTTATGTCGACCTTTCGCACACTTACACCTGCAATCAGCCGAGTTAATGATCGCATTTTCTCATCAGTTTGTTTTCCATCCTCTTGCAATGAGACGCAAGTTGAGCAGATCATGAATGCCGCCCTCAGGAACATACCGGTCCTAAGCGATCTTGGATTCAGCGTTACCGAAGCATTGTGCGCACGAGAGGAAGTCGAAGGTTTCTCCGTTGGAACATTATCGACGAT AATTTTCGTAGTGGCAGTTGGCGTATTTTTGATATTCTGCACTGTCTGCGATTTCGTGAGGAGACGTAGACCAGCAGAAGCATCTTCTTTGATGATTAAATTCTCGAAATTCTCCCTCTATACAAATATACTTGAAATGTTCGTCACAAAAGAGCTACCGGCGATCGAAGGTATGAGAGTTTTGAGCATGTGCTGGATTGTCATGCATCATCAGTCCTTCATGTTTCTTCTGATACCGACGGTCAATCGGGCGGACGTGGATAAA TGGTACAATTCATGGACATCTCTTTACATCGAGGCGGCGCCATTCGCTGTCGACACTTTCTTTCTAGTGAGCGGATTTTTAACGGCTTACTCGTTTTTCCTAGCAAGAAAATCGGGAAAACCTATTAATTGGAGGAGGTTTTACCTTCATCGCTATCTCAG ATTAACCCCATCTTTGGCTTTCGTCATGTTGATTTCCTCGTTTCTTGCACGTTGGAATGAAAACGGTCTCATCGGGGGCTCGTTTGTGGCTAGAAGCGTAGAGAATTGCCATGAAAATTGGTGGGTCAATTTGCTGTACCTTCAGAATTTTGTGAATAAAGAGAGGATG TGCCTCATACATAGCTGGTACTTGGCAGCAGAAATGCAACTGTTTTGGATATCTTCGATTATCATGTATTCGCTTCATCGCTGGCCAAAATACGGACTCCGTCTACTTGGCTGCTTCCTCGTAATCTCTGTTGCTATACCACCTGTCGTTTTAGCTACCAGCGGCTACTCTAATAGACTTTCTGCTGTGCACTTTGAACAAGG GAAAATTGTATCGGAAAGTTTATTTAACTTCTACATACCTACTTACAATAGAGGTTTTCCTTACTTTCTGGGAGTCCTTTTGGGTTACGATGTCGCGAATACGAAAAGGCAGCTGACAAAG GTGAACGCAGCGATCAGTTGGATCATAGCTTGTGTTCTTATGCTACTTTGCGTAGGGTCTACTCACTATATCTACAACACTGATATTGGGTACAACCTTGCATTGGAAACTGTGTATGCTCTTACGTTACGTCCGTTCTGGTCGATTGCCGTTGTCTGGATCGTTTACGCGTGTACTCAGGGTTACGGAG GACCCGTTACTGGTTTCTTGTCTTCGCCATTTTTCCAGCCACTAAGTCGGATctcatattcaatttatttgataCACGTTGGGATTCAAGTGATGAGGCTGACGCATGAAAGAACCCTTGCCTTTGTTGCCAACTCAACAATC ATTGAAGCTTATTTAACTAATATGGTGATGTCAATAGGGGTGGGGTTTTTCGTATACCTATGTTTCGAAGTCCCAGCTGCGGTgctggaaaatattttcaccaatcGCGTATTAGGATCAAACCAAGCCATACCAACGGAAGGGTTTGACAAGAAGACAAGGATTTCAAATGAGGCTGCAAAAGACAAGTGA
- the LOC124307253 gene encoding nose resistant to fluoxetine protein 6-like: protein MLSFRAGCAAVLLFACTQSLASASLKDDGNNTMDIMEFIEQFGTPLKTRWMAMIPSIVNSSDTSCKDEFTAMIQAFQSREEWAFEILDASSKIQSGVMMGNIRDLGMYDECLQASGHYDNISVRGNEFQIEELVKSFLGNTSENSYVGIEIEGINCVQPTSEDFTTGEILTIILLTAIAQFMIFCTICDFLKRRGYAGSSTLIDTLSKFSLYINGRALLSTEVKPQMMPGISGIRFLGMCWIVLGHRYVSTLLSPTINIKDIFVWMDSWSSVHIQIAVFVVDTFFVISGFLLAYTFLKSMKSGKKFNLAMMYFHRFVRLTPSVMVLALFCAFLLHRIADGPIWNMTNYLVITPCQRNWWLNLLYVQNFVDKENICLLHTWYLAVDMQLFWISPVIVYPLYRWPKVGLGILGSFLVISIVTPAVILGVNRYSNGVLEFTESVITMDYFYNYYILTYNRACAYFVGIMLGYDVVTKKRKLTKVVSS from the exons ATGTTGTCGTTTCGTGCCGGATGTGCGGCAGTTCTACTGTTCGCTTGTACGCAAAGCCTGGCTTCCGCGTCATTGAAAGACGATGGCAATAATACTATGGATATTATGGAATTTATCGAACAGTTTGGCACGCCCTTAAAAACTCGGTGGATGGCAATGATACCTTCGATTGTAAATTCGTCTGATACTTCTTGCAAGGACGAGTTCACGGCAATGATACAGGCATTCCAATCCAGAGAGGAATGGGCGTTcgaaa TATTGGATGCTTCGTCGAAAATTCAGTCAGGAGTCATGATGGGAAATATCAGGGATCTCGGGATGTACGACGAGTGCCTTCAAGCCAGCGGCCATTACGATAATATCAGTGTTCGTGGGAA TGAGTTCCAAATTGAAGAGCTTGTAAAGTCCTTCCTCGGAAACACGTCTGAAAACAGTTACGTCGGAATTGAAATTGAGGGGATCAATTGCGTACAACCAACATCCGAAGATTTCACAACCGGAGAGATTTTGACGAT aattttgctCACTGCAATAGCCCAGTTCATGATCTTCTGTACTATCTGTGATTTCTTGAAACGACGAGGGTATGCAGGCTCGTCTACTCTGATCGACACCTTATCGAAATTCTCACTGTACATCAACGGGCGGGCTTTATTGAGTACCGAAGTAAAGCCCCAGATGATGCCCGGCATCTCGGGTATACGATTTTTGGGCATGTGTTGGATCGTCCTAGGTCATCGTTACGTTAGTACATTACTCAGTCCAACAATAAACATCAAGGACATATTTGTA TGGATGGATTCGTGGTCCTCTGTGCACATTCAAATTGCGGTTTTTGTCGTCGACACATTCTTCGTGATTAGCGGATTTTTGTTGGCTTACACATTTTTGAAGTCCATGAAATcgggaaagaaattcaatctgGCTATGATGTATTTTCACCGTTTTGTAAG ATTAACGCCAAGTGTAATGGTGCTCGCATTGTTTTGCGCATTTCTGCTACATCGTATTGCGGACGGTCCGATATGGAACATGACGAACTACCTGGTGATAACGCCTTGCCAACGGAATTGGTGGCTTAATTTACTCTACGTCCAGAACTTCGTAGACAAGGAAAATATC TGCTTGCTACACACTTGGTACCTGGCGGTTGACATGCAACTCTTTTGGATATCCCCAGTTATTGTGTATCCATTGTATCGCTGGCCGAAAGTTGGACTGGGAATACTGGGCAGCTTTCTCGTCATCTCAATAGTTACGCCAGCTGTGATTTTAGGTGTCAATCGTTATTCCAACGGAGTTCTGGAGTTCACCGAAAG CGTAATAACGATGGACTACTTCTACAACTACTACATACTCACTTATAATCGAGCCTGCGCCTACTTCGTAGGAATTATGTTGGGCTACGATGTGGTGACTAAAAAGCGGAAGCTCACTAAGGTGGTATCGTCATAG